The DNA sequence CTGCTGCGATCCATGACTATGAGCACACAGGGACCACAAACAGCTTTCACATACACACGCGGTAAGGAAAGCCCACACATCAAAGCGGCTTAATCCCGTCATTAAGGGCTGTCTGCTAAAAACGATCAGCTTCCTCTCTGCCATAAAGACCTGGACCCGGGTCTTAGGCAGCGGCAGGACGGATGACTGTGAGGCAAACAAACCTTCATTATCAGCGAGCTTCATGAGGATGGATCACCACACATCACCAAAACAAATTACCTCAATTCGAGAGGCTTAATTAAAATTCTTAAAAGCAATTTATACAATTAACAGTTGAACAAATGCTTTTGTTTGAGAGTTACAGTAGGACATTTTGTTTAGGCTTAAGACCACATACATTCGAATCGTTTACTGCCCTGTTTTGATGCCCTTCTGCCTACATTACTCAGGATATCAAGAAATGGCTTGTCCTGCACATCACAGTTAAAATAACATGTCAGACACAGCAGCCGCTTGCTAATACTGGGCAAATACACAAAAGTTTGAAACAGACTAAACAAAACGTATCCTGGCATGCCTATTTTTAGCCTATTTGCCCCCTTAGGAACCAGAGTGCTGTCACTTGGAATGTTTTCTCAATTATATTGTGAGAATGAAAACAGACAGGCAATCTCCATGGACCTCAATATCCTATAAGGTGAGAGGGGGGCCTACTTACATTAGTAAGTGGTAGTATGGAATATGGAAATGTTTCAAACCTACATTAATGATTCCACAAATGTATGTTCCACATTAATAAAAACTGGGCCATGGATACCAGGCTCTCAAGGCagatgattatttaattgttaATTAGGTTAGTTTGCTTTGACATTTAGCTGTCTTGCAAAACACACCCCGGGATTAAATTTAGCTCAAAGACTGTTATGTAGAGAGCGGTCAAAATGAGAGCGATTCAAATGCAAACAACATGTGGAAAAAGCATCAGCAAGTGTTATTAGAGCTTGTTTTCCGTATTAACACTTTCcaataaatgaaaaaatgaCAAATTGATAAATCAATCAGCTAACAGCAGAGTAGCAAGAGGAGCCTTCAGGCATTTGTCCCTGGGCAGAATTTACCAAAACAACGAAGGTTAGAAAATGAAACCTGAAATTATGGATTTATATTCTGTATACTTATTAAAACCTTATATTGCATGAGGAGATGGGAAATGGCTGATTATTAAAAATTCATTACACTGTTTTTTGACATATATTGCACATTGTAAATGACACAGAGTTTAAGATAAAATTCAACACCCAGATATTGACTTGGGAGAAATAGTTAAGTAGAGAAACCCATACATAGTTTTAATGATAAAATTTCATAACCGTATGAAGATTACTGTAAGAAACTAATATCTAATAAAAGCACTCACTCGATAAAGTGATAATTGCTGTGAAGAATGGAAATGCAGTGTTACCTCTGTCCTGAACGGGCTCAtggaagttttacttacacaaaaatgttttgtgggttatctccctgaaccaatcagattggaaAGGAGGTGGGTCCATCCAATCGGATGTCTTAGTTCAGCCTCCTCTAgtcgcttggacccacctcctctctaatctgattggttatctctctgaaccaataattcTTCCTTCTGCCCTTAGAATATTTTTGTCCCAAGAGATGCTACCTATACCTGAGGTAGAGAAGCTCATCGAAGCTGAGCTGTCTGAcacgtgtctctctctctttgattGTGAAGGTCTGACTTTGCGCTGATCTACAACGACCGCTCGGTGCAGGAGAGCCACCACGTCAGCGCTGCCTTTCGTCTGCTGCAGGACGAGAGCATGAACATTTTCACCAATCTATCGCGTGAGGAATGGATGTAAGAATGACAAAGGGCGACAGCCTTAGAGTTAAATCCCAAGGCTGCATAGCCTGAATTTTCTCACTAATTACAATTAACTGTTGGTTAGGAAGAATTACAATCTGACTCAGCTTTATTCACCAAAGGGTGCTGGAGCTCACAAGGAATTTGCTTCCGGCTGCTTGAGACTCTCCAGTACAATAAATGACactatataaacaataaatgACACTATACAAgaaattaaatttgaattatacacacatGGGTAACCCACTGTACAATGTATAAGGTGCGAGGTTGAGTGCAAACAGAGTGTAAAGGGGGGAAACTGACAGAAGGCAGGTGACACAGCTTAGCTGTTTATGAGGGTAATGGCCTGAGGGAGGAAGCTGCTCCTGTGTCTGGTAGGTTTTGAGTTCTGTAGCACCTGCCaaaggggaggagctggaaaaGATGGTGTCCAGGGTGTGATGGATCTGCAATGATTTTCTCTGCCCGTTTCCTAGTCCTTGAGTAGTATAAGtcctggatggagggcagggggacaccggtGATTTTTTCCGCTACCCTCACTGTTCACTGCAGGAAGAATTACTAGACATAAGCAATAATACCGCAGCAACTACAGTAATAAGCAATAGCATTAaccagtcaaaggaaatgttgtTTAACTGATATCCATGTTGGTGTaatactatgatattatgcctgtcaatgtgtgttagcttagccatttcagaacctcccctaaagtcaccccagtctTAAACCCATGTGTTTGTTTTACTTGATGTGACTGATCAATATCTCACTGACtttgtttaattaattaattaagggaACTGGTGATGAAATTTTAAGGAATAGATGAAATGGTTGGTGAGCCTCTAAGGAGagcagtgttcatctagccatccaacaaggcatcgttaatttttggagaacagaacaagTTCTTGTTAGTTATTATTGTTGCTCCTAATTTGCATATGTCctaatattaaattgtgtttttttctgttttgagCAAATACAAACTTTCTGTCCAGATAAACAGCATTAAACATTCCCTTTCAATGTCTGAGACCTTTGCACAGTGCACATTGGTTATTAACTTGGTCAATAAGGACCAAGTAGTTAGCATTACAAATCTTCATCATTTGAGATTAAAGAAACAATGCCACATGAATTTATAGAGTGATTATTTTTTTCACACATGACCCCATAAATGACAGACCCTTTTTAGAGATATATGCAGAGTATATTAACTGAAGAGTTACTAGAGGCGACTTGTACAGAGGATGGCAAGACTGTCAGTCATAAGCAGTGATCATTATGCTATGGAACCCAAAGTTCGGTGGATTCATCCTGCATTGTCTATTACTATGTGGTTAAACCAGGGGCAGAGTAACGCATTTGTGGGGCCCTAGACTGACTTGGGTAGTGCCCCCCCCGTTGGAActgaaagagaaagaaaacagAATTAAAAACAACGAAACATCAGTAATATTCTAATCAAAGCGTGGGGTGCCAGCGGTAAAAGTTACTGCTCAGGTAGGGGGTGGGAATGGTATCAGTAAAaatatgagggggggggggggtgtcacaccAGAGGATCGATCGGCCAAATTTAAAAAGTTTAACTGTTTCCTCTTTTGCTGTGGCTCTAGTCTGTAGCCTATCACAGCCTACGGCTTATAGCCCCGAGGCTAAGGTTAGTCTTGAATTTTTGCATTGGTCTCCACATCTGCTCACAATTTGTCTACCACTCTAGCAGGACAGCATCAAAGACATGGGAGATGTTTGCACCATTTTCTTCTTCTGTTAGGCTACTTCGTGCCAGTTCACTTGTTCGCTGGTCCATTACAGCCAGGACGAGCAACTTTGCCTATCCTGAAAACTGtcactaaaaatgcaaataacagacagattgttaaaattttaattatCCTATTTATGTTATAACCGTAAATGTATCTTCTGAAAATTCTGTCTTCATCGGGCCCCTAGTTTTTGGCGGTCCCATGCACTACCTTATCTAAGAAATTAAATCCAATGGGAATTAATAAGACAACCAATTGGAAGACACTTAAACCAATTAATGACTGACCATTAATGGTAATCCATCATCGACAGTTCCATTGTTTATTATGACCGATAATTTATTTGGTGAGGTTTTCCAGTGCAAGAGTACTAGCGTATGTATTTTACGATTGCATCTTGTAACAGGGAACTGCGAGCCTTAGTGATAGAGATGGTCTTGGCCACAGACATGTCCTACCACCTCCAGCAGGTCAAAGCCTTGAAAGCCTGCCTACAGCAGCCAGAAGGGTAAGTCCACACTCCACATTGCTTCTGTGAGGGACTTTATCACAGGTTTCAGTAGACAGAAGACAGCTTGGTATTGCATGTGTTCCTTTGCAGGATCGAGAAGCCAAAAGTACTTTCCCTGCTGCTACACACTGCTGACATCAGCCACCCAACGAAACCCTGGGCTCTGCACTCACGCTGGACCAAGGCGCTCATGGAGGAGTTCTTCAGACAGGTATGAACTACCTCCTTAAGGAGACCCAATCCACGTTAAATCTTTCCCACTGAAGTGATCTTACACTTTAGGCATGCGGGATGAAATTTTCCAATATAAAAGCTAACAGATTTCTCTGTAAAAATATCCACTTTCAGTCCCGCAGAGTGCCTAGGGTGATTAAACCACAGAAAATGGACATCAAACACAGCCACAGATTCAAGACTACTGATGTACTGAATGCATTAAAAAATTTCTTACAACAATACGGTCTGCAACTCGCTATCAAATATCACTTAAGTCATAACTTAAAAATTTCTGTGGATAATTGGTTAGTTCGACGATATCAATGCAATATGTAATTTATACTGATTATTTCGAAGgggaaaaattatacactatttACCTAGCAGGAAATAATGACTTATTTTACACTTTATTGAATGGTAAGGGACGCTGCATTTAGACAAAGAAAAACTTGACAGCCTAACGCCATTTGGATTCCCAGGGGGGTTAAGCTCATTCTGCATTTGTTCTGGGTAAATTATCTGTTTGTTTGACACTGATTACCTCTAGTCAGTCTTCATGCACTAAAAAGTCTTTCGGCTCATTTAGGGACCCATTTGATAGATTTTCATGCCGTAACCTGCGTAACCTTTCAGGCCCATTCACTGCTCACAACACACACTGGTAAAATGCTCTAAATTTCCCAACTGGCTCAAACTAAACAAAGTAAATTTAAGGCACAGTCTTAACTTGATCACTCTGCCCAAGTCCTACAGCGCTTGATTGAACTAATTATCACGCTAATTGAACTAATTTAGCTTTTCCCCTGAGCACTGAGGCTGTCAGTGGTTAAACTGAACTGGAAAACCTCCACGTACTGCAGTCCGCGAGGACAAGGCCTGACAGCCGCTGAGCCAGCGCTCCAGATGTATCTAATGAGAACCACGCCAGTTCTAACTAAGTGTTTAACTTGCTGGCGGCTCAGAACGTCATTCTGAAATCAAACCACAGTTGCACAGACGGAACATTGACGTTGCATCATTTTCCAGCTCCTTTCTCGGAGTGTTGCAAGTTGTTTTTCTgtcattagttttttttaatgaaaagaaTCAATTTTGTCCTAAGCTAAACAATATTAACGAGCCGTACTGTATGCTGAGTGGCAGATGTGCAGTTGGAAATTGTCAGCAGCCGAGTATCTGTGTCCCTATGCTGCATCTCCCGAAGGTGGTGGCGTCCAAAGGGATGCTTGGTTCTCACGTACTTTTGTGATTTGGGTCGACCGGCCCTGCTTTTGTTTCTGCCTGGAAGTGAAGTATCTGGCTTCAGTTTGTATTTTCTGAATTTCCAGTacattggcctttttaatggaCGGCAAATGTCACCAAGAATACCGTCAAAACGGTTTAACTGAATAAACACATTAAATTATTTGCATCGACTGTGGTACAGAGCCTGTATTCACATTTACTCCTGCTAGATGTGTCCttaaaaacaatattttaaatgtataaattaatatttatagTCTCACAGAACATTTACTGATTTGTGTCTTGCTATGGATGAGCTTATGCACCATGATTCTCCTCAAAGCAGCCGCACAACAAAGGAAAAAGTGCAAGTCGGCTCACCAGTTAGCTGCCTTATGCAGCCAATAGCGAACTTACAGAGAGAAGTCAGCTTCGCAAGACAATAAGTGGACGTTTTCCAATCGTTTTAAATGACACAGACAATAAATCAAGTTAATTCAAAGTTTATGAGACGCACAGCAGTATGGTAAACAGTGGCAGATGCAAACAATGAAATGAATTCCAATAATAACATCTCCGATTTGTAGATCACCAAACTTCCAAAAACCAAAAAGCATTTTCCTTTATAAATACACTGTAATATGTAATTGCTATAAGCATGTGGTGCATTTTGTTCACCAAAATGCAGCACTGCATGCAGTACACTGACTACTTGTGTTTTGCTTTCATCAGGTTAATTTAATGTTTCATGATTTTTCATGATTTGATGCATTGTTATGCTTAACTGCATTGCCTAGTGTATTCACAGACGTCGGCTTTCTGTAAAAttccaaaaaaacaaacatatgatATTCTTCTAGGGCGACAAAGAGGAAGAGCTAGGCCTCCCCCTCTCCCCTTTATGCGATCGCAAGAACACATTAGTAGCTGAGTCCCAGATAGGTAAGGCACCTTCAAATTCATTATTCAATAACACTGATCAAATCTGTTTATTCTCTCTTTAATATCAATCGTATCAATTACGTTGGGACATTTCTCTCTACTGTAGAGCTACAGTAAACTGAGCTGAACAATGTATCTAATCCTCAGATTttacacaaatatgaaatgttgtTCACATGCCCGGGGCTGTTTTTAATAGCCATTTATGGTATGCATGCTATGGAATTTATGAATGTTCCAGGCTTCATTGACTTCATCGTTGATCCCACCTTCTCCCTGTTGACGGACATGGCAGAAAAGATAGTCATCCCTTTGGTTCAAGAGCATCCAGACCCACCAGACCCCTCCAAACGGCACAGGTGCTATGAGCGGGGGGTGGGATCCTGTGTACTGGCCTTCTATAACATGTGTGAACAAGAATggctaacactttacttgacgggtgtattaattaaccactaaCCAAGTCGTAGTTACATATTCATCTCACTTTATGcaccattaatgaatcatgacacaCCTTTTATCTgaagtagcaactatatttgttcatgatttgtacttcagtagtaactgagttactagtAAGTATTCATCAAGTAAGCGTTACTCATGAATCAATTGTCAAAACTTCATTTTGATTTCCTAAAAACCTGCTTTGGCTATTGACGATAGTCATAGGTTCTGCACATATGACGGACAAACAAGTTCTTCTCAGTCTACTGTGTTGCATACTTCCtgtttttgtagttttttttgcacTTCTCTGTATGAGATTTCTGAGGTCACCCATCCACTAACACCAGCAACGATCTCATCCTCTTCCTCATAAGCCGAATCATGAAATCCATCCTTGTTCTTTAACCGCACATCAAGTACACATGCGATGTTAGCTTGGACCCTATCACAGTGCATGAAGCGGGGCGGACGAAAGATCGATGGACAGTTTTTATACTGGAACCGCTGCCACTTTGCGGCCCGTGTATAAATTGAGcttaaatcatttttaaatgctTCATTTTATGGTTGTTGCAGCTCCCTGTGGAGGGAGAGCTCGAGAGGCCTTGAGTGGAATGTCGCTCACGTCACGGCGGAGCTCGTCAGCTTCCGCTCCACGTGGAGTCGCCACTCCGAAGAAAACAAGATGAAGTGGAAGGAAAGAGCATGCAATGGTAGCTGTTCTTTTTTAAACTACGcgtttttaatacattttccagTCCATCCAGTCTGTTACCGGAGTGATCCAAACTCAATCCCAGTAGCACACAGTCGATAGTTAAAAAATGGATGATTAATACAGAATGAGCTGAAATGGTAGAAAAGGCAAATAGTATTTTTACGTTTGAAATGTAGTCACTGGGGATGGGACAGTGGAACAGGGGTTAGGGCTATTGCCTTGCACCTCTAGGAACATGGTTTGAAAGTATGTagagttggcatgttctccccgtgttgtgcccccccccccccatggtccaAAAATACACTAAAGTGAATTGCAGTTACCAAATTAAGGAAAACTAGCTGTGGTTGGCCTTGACTTAATGACATGTTTCTTGTTGATCTTTTCCACCTTCCATCATTTTTTGGCTGATACCTCCCTTGATATCTTCTCTCAGGGCTGACAGATCAGAGTTCCATCGAGGAGCTGTCCTCAAGCACGGAGGACTCCACAGAAGAGCCCACCAAAGACATCCAGGAGCAATAACACTAAACGACAGGCAGCACCCACACGCGGAAGTCTGGCCAAATTACATGCATTTCGTCAAAGAAATACCGACCAAACTGCCTTTCCATCCTCAGGAACTGTCCAATGGGAGTGAACGCTTGGAATCTGTGAGTTCTGATAGGAGCATTtccttaatgttatttttaacccaAGCTGCCTCTTGAATGAAATCACAAACAGTTGCCATTATGATGTCAGTTACAGGAGATCTCTAACAACACTGCAACTCCTTACCAAATGGGAAAATACATGCTGGTCATGTTAGCTTTTCTAACACCTAAGAAAGTGTTTTTATACCAATGTTGCTATGTAGTTGAATCCATTATTCCATTATTACGCTAACATATACTCTCAATGACCATTTTATTACATACACctggggtcaccaacatggtgcccgcgggcacctggatgcccccaaggaccacatgaatCGCctgcggacctgttctaaaaatagcacaactcaccggtgagcagcgtctaaaatttaattttatcctgtcgctgttcttctttaatcacgTTTGCATTTAtaaagatttgaaaatgacaacatctaaaaaaagcatttaaaacatgtttattatacatgaaggttagataagtttaggagggcgtttcaaactggcagcccttcgtatggctcagtacccgcgaagtagctctcagtttcaaaaaggttggtgacccgaTGACATACACCTCGCTAGATCTTGGTAGGACCCGTTCTTACCCTTATATGAAGGGTATATGGGTTATGTGTGCAGAGAAGCCAATCGGTTGTCCTGAGCTGTTATCTGTGCTCTTGTgtccttcctgttagctttaacaagGCTGGCCAATCCCATCTGACCAccctcattaacaaggtgttttcagACACAGAAATACCATCGACTGGACGCTTTCCTATCGCACCACTTTCTGTAAACTCCAGACACTGTAGTGTGCGTGAATCCCAAGAAGGTGGCTGTTACTGAGATGCTGGAACTACCACGCCTGGCACCAACCATTACAGCACATTCAGAATTACTTAGATCAGGCACCTTAGCTGCACAGTAATTGAACCTCCTGACTCTGAATGCTGTATGCATTCGGTTGTGGCGACATGATTGGCTGTTTGGAGCAGCAGGCTGTGTGCATTAGCAAGGCGGTGACCATTGAGTGTGTATATGATATtttgtggtttttttattttatttaaaaagccaTCATGCAAATCCCTCAGGGACTCAGTTGCAGTTTTAGCAGCCAAAAAAATCCCCTGACTGGTAGCTGTACATGTGAAtgtaaattttttatttatttttcacttCATATGTTTTCTACTGAATAtaaaattttgaaaaaaaaatgtatcataTTGTTTCTGTATTACAACATATTTCTAATAGAAAAAGTATTCCATAAATACTTTTATATACCTGCATTTACAACTCACTTTAGATTTTTCTACTTGTATAAAAACTTAGGCAAAAAATGTTTGGGGTTTTTCTGTAACCTGTGTCTGTTAAGATGCAGCTTGTCTAGATCCAGTCTATCGCACTGTGATCCTGACATGCAATGGTACTGAAATTACTCACGCTGAAATGAGTCATAGATTACTTTCCAATCAGCAGTAAGTAATTGCCGAGTCTTACAATCAAAAGATGAAATCATAAGTTGATATTGTTTAACTGCATATTCCTCTTTGGATCTCAATAACCTGGCTTCATTTAACCTGcatttcaaaataataaaaagttatgctgttttttttgcgtttgctgcaattgaaaaacaaaacaaaaacatgtttTTCCACATGTCACTTTGCAGCTGTACTACTGGCAGGGAAATTATGGTTAAATATTGCTGTGGTTCACTGAATGACTGGTTTATTGACAACAAACACCAACTATGTGCCTTTGAAAAGAAAACTGACCCTCACAGGAACCACGGGAAAGTTCATCTGTTCGTTATGCAGAATG is a window from the Brienomyrus brachyistius isolate T26 chromosome 8, BBRACH_0.4, whole genome shotgun sequence genome containing:
- the LOC125748185 gene encoding dual specificity calcium/calmodulin-dependent 3',5'-cyclic nucleotide phosphodiesterase 1B-like isoform X2 yields the protein MAELLRVRKKHLQTPVSRLRCMLKQLNESDVDFEDLKKNLEYTASLLEAVYIDETRQALDLKDDLQQLRSDAVPSEVRDWLASTFTQRPQRPARRSSEKLRFRSIVHAVQAGIFVERMFQKAYTTALPNQPSGVIHRLRDINRWSFNVFALNSASEGHSLQTLFMELITRYELGSRFKIPISYMLSFLSALEKGYSKHGNPYHSHTHAADVTQTLHCLLLRTGLVHWLSELEVLASLFAAAIHDYEHTGTTNSFHIHTRSDFALIYNDRSVQESHHVSAAFRLLQDESMNIFTNLSREEWMELRALVIEMVLATDMSYHLQQVKALKACLQQPEGIEKPKVLSLLLHTADISHPTKPWALHSRWTKALMEEFFRQGDKEEELGLPLSPLCDRKNTLVAESQIGFIDFIVDPTFSLLTDMAEKIVIPLVQEHPDPPDPSKRHSSLWRESSRGLEWNVAHVTAELVSFRSTWSRHSEENKMKWKERACNGLTDQSSIEELSSSTEDSTEEPTKDIQEQ
- the LOC125748185 gene encoding dual specificity calcium/calmodulin-dependent 3',5'-cyclic nucleotide phosphodiesterase 1B-like isoform X1 gives rise to the protein MAELLRVRKKHLQTPVSRLRCMLKQLNESDVDFEDLKKNLEYTASLLEAVYIDETSRQALDLKDDLQQLRSDAVPSEVRDWLASTFTQRPQRPARRSSEKLRFRSIVHAVQAGIFVERMFQKAYTTALPNQPSGVIHRLRDINRWSFNVFALNSASEGHSLQTLFMELITRYELGSRFKIPISYMLSFLSALEKGYSKHGNPYHSHTHAADVTQTLHCLLLRTGLVHWLSELEVLASLFAAAIHDYEHTGTTNSFHIHTRSDFALIYNDRSVQESHHVSAAFRLLQDESMNIFTNLSREEWMELRALVIEMVLATDMSYHLQQVKALKACLQQPEGIEKPKVLSLLLHTADISHPTKPWALHSRWTKALMEEFFRQGDKEEELGLPLSPLCDRKNTLVAESQIGFIDFIVDPTFSLLTDMAEKIVIPLVQEHPDPPDPSKRHSSLWRESSRGLEWNVAHVTAELVSFRSTWSRHSEENKMKWKERACNGLTDQSSIEELSSSTEDSTEEPTKDIQEQ